In a single window of the Bemisia tabaci unplaced genomic scaffold, PGI_BMITA_v3 genome:
- the LOC109033284 gene encoding uncharacterized protein isoform X2: MKSMSDDEDDIEALRLAALESLKRNNDTNSQPQQVGSGPAYSESNAFSNQIQPVYQSFPSNEMGYQNVPPPEGILYQNNVPYPQEGLSRIPLHPVDNSQIDFGYPAPVDVPQGFHPEGPPPMMGPPPNLPFPRPPGPDGMFYPPPPGPMFNEIGGPLRPRGRPPRGKRGKRGFPFGRGQMHMRPRAPPPHVRPPAPSPTAHNNLITLTQSQNLKKLDATADEKVEEATKTGPEKPVKTVTDKDKLYNSLDLPQHRYCKVTANSKEPEQEKTEESSKFSRYEVEDSDSSESSEDEDAEDEKEEEEDPDVLNLLDDDEDDLDKLMEKMEKEMSGGDVKPSKAKSTKTPVKKTKQSSIVIYDTNDGKSSKTSDLDAKESKSINSNEEIRIVKYCDNPQESEQELAKFEDASNIIVNEANCKIETSENVSNLVVSSSISNSDSHSTTNIDAIDNSKEISSHQRPKSPSARKLSPAPSKTSLPPPRTEFSPPLHRSPPRGSKPISPSRGSGIEPILPRSRQYSPRRFRSRSRSPPYYRTSPVHSRKSPNFSPPSRRYSRSPSPRGFLDRRRRSPSPLSPTYRAGPTGSPPRYSRYLSPVGSRAKSPGRRLGSPPRGRRSSSLSPRRHRSPTPSRSPPRRPLSPLRRPSPVRRPHSPSWRPLSPSRRYPSPGRRSYSPSRRLSPGRRPLSPNRRTGLSRRPSRSPDRRLRRHPDSPPRKIGSPGLRSPPRRLSPDRRSLSPRRSLSPRRRPLSPHRRPLSPGRRLSPLRRPGSPSRRAFSPVRRHGSPSRRPLSPVRRPLSPNRRPLSPLRKPSSPGKKSLSPVRRPTSPRKFSPSRRLSPERRSQHPGRRPFSPSSRASSPLRRQLSPTRGRGSPSRRPLSPVRRPRSPVGSKSPVDGLSPNKRAISPGRSPRNSTNFSPTRRQGSPRLQRSHHRRNSPRRSPSNRYNPQKSSSPGFSSEKATSNSRQRSKSPRWKKSEVDKRSTSPKQNRHRSPHGRKLDHKVPASSTSRSSPPKTDENTNAKRKFDAREKILDRRKQTETKRKKSPVDSDSKERLAPAEQLDPVLEARRRKFESKDVVKPVPKKIKLNALSSSQENLSISEDNSRKPLTAQNPLREELPNCSDEREMNPAFFQEQGPLAGIPMMQEFQRKRLPSWAEPPEPNEPEELPELPVRIKQEINNDAALTNINDFTQLQNEFAPSSRGEGVGEMEDSALVINFDPMEINEPELSSDKGGIHKLSMNKVNSFPRQPNESSDAASKPLIKLKPLLELLDKSVVKKISKVKKKEEKEERKKRKKDKKHKVRDRESDEEMDLRNELKRRRAERMNQAGSVNESLPSRLVQSAFESVVGKKKSKIKEEKPKKHKRSVKEEKIGKDRRRVLVISSSAKHHPQGGLSPVSDANEDDELEDEMPFRRATEESLREELVMRRGGGLGSRTKRSVSRKQFSAQILKCGWWMKPYSHLPAILMQNLCR, from the exons atgAAGAGTATGAGTGATGATGAAGATGACATTGAGGCACTAAGACTAGCAGCTTTAGAGTCACTGAAACGGAACAATGACACTAACTCTCAGCCTCAACAAGTGGGCAGCGGGCCTGCCTACTCTGAAAGCAACGCCTTTTCCAATCAGATCCAACCAGTATACCAATCGTTCCCATCCAATGAAATGGGATACCAAAATGTTCCCCCACCTGAAGGCATTCTCTATCAGAATAATGTGCCATACCCTCAAGAAGGTTTGAGCCGCATTCCATTACATCCAGTTGATAATAGCCAAATTGACTTTGGTTATCCGGCGCCAGTCGACGTTCCTCAAGGCTTCCATCCTGAAGGTCCTCCGCCGATGATGGGCCCACCACCAAATCTTCCATTTCCACGACCCCCAGGACCAGATGGCATGTTTTATCCACCGCCACCTGGCCCTATGTTTAATGAAATCGGTGGACCATTGCGTCCTCGAGGAAGGCCCCCAAGAggcaaaagaggaaaaagg GGTTTCCCCTTTGGTCGGGGACAGATGCACATGCGGCCCCGTGCTCCACCTCCTCACGTGAGACCTCCAGCACCGAGTCCAACAGCTCACAACAACTTGATCACTCTAACACAGTCACAAAACCTGAAAAAACTAGATGCCACAGCAGACGAGAAAGTTGAAGAAGCCACAAAGACAGGTCCTGAAAAACCAGTTAAGACAGTTACGGATAAAGATAAATTATACAATTCTTTGGATTTACCGCAGCATAGATACTGCAAAGTGACAGCCAACTCAAAAGAACCAGAACAAGAAAAGACTGAAG aatcttcaaaGTTCAGCCGCTATGAAGTAGAGGACTCCGACTCCAGTGAAAGTTCTGAAGATGAAGATGCAGAagatgaaaaagaggaagaagaagatccTGATGTGTTAAATTTACTAGATGATGATGAGGATGACCTAGATAAGTTaatggaaaaaatggaaaaagaaatgagtGGTGGAGATGTCAAACCTAGTAAAGCTAAATCAACCAAGACTCCTGTAAAGAAAACTAAGCAGAGCTCTATAGTAATATACGATACAAATGACGGCAAGTCTTCAAAAACAAGTGATTTAGATGCAAAAGAGTCTAAGTCCATTAACTCTAATGAAGAAATTAGAATTGTAAAATATTGTGATAATCCGCAAGAGTCAGAACAAGAATTGGCGAAATTTGAGGATGCCTCCAATATCATCGTCAATGAAGCCAattgtaaaatagaaactagTGAAAATGTTTCCAATTTAGTTGTAAGTAGCTCTATTTCAAATTCAGATAGTCATAGCACAACTAATATCGACGCTATAGATAATTCGAAAGAGATTAGCTCTCATCAGAGACCCAAATCGCCATCCGCTAGAAAATTATCACCTGCTCCTAGTAAAACATCGTTACCCCCACCAAGAACTGAATTCAGCCCACCACTCCATAGGTCGCCACCCAGGGGGTCCAAACCAATCTCTCCAAGTAGAGGATCAGGTATAGAACCAATTTTACCCAGATCCAGGCAATACTCACCAAGAAGATTCCGAAGCAGGTCACGCTCACCTCCCTACTATCGCACATCTCCAGTTCACTCGAGAAAGTCACCAAATTTCTCTCCTCCGTCAAGGCGATATTCACGTTCTCCCTCGCCCAGAGGATTCTTGGATAGGCGTAGGCGGTCTCCCTCTCCTTTATCTCCAACTTATAGAGCTGGACCAACAGGGTCTCCACCTAGGTATTCTAGGTACTTGAGTCCTGTGGGAAGTCGAGCCAAATCACCTGGTAGAAGATTGGGCTCGCCACCTAGAGGTCGTCGTTCCTCTTCCTTGTCGCCTCGCAGGCATCGCTCCCCGACCCCTTCCAGATCACCACCCAGGAGACCACTCTCTCCTTTGCGCAGGCCATCCCCTGTCAGAAGGCCACACTCCCCCAGTTGGCGACCCCTGTCTCCTAGCAGACGTTACCCATCTCCTGGTAGGAGATCGTATTCTCCATCTCGAAGATTGTCCCCTGGTAGGAGGCCTTTGTCGCCAAATAGACGAACAGGATTGTCCAGAAGACCATCAAGATCACCTGACAGAAGATTGCGTCGCCATCCTGACTCGCCACCTCGAAAAATTGGCTCCCCAGGGTTAAGATCTCCTCCCAGAAGACTTTCACCTGATAGACGTTCTTTATCTCCTAGGAGGTCATTATCACCCCGGAGAAGACCCTTATCTCCTCATAGACGACCTTTGTCTCCAGGAAGACGGCTTTCACCTTTGAGGAGGCCAGGATCACCATCCAGAAGGGCCTTTTCCCCGGTCAGGAGGCATGGATCACCGTCCAGAAGACCACTTTCTCCAGTAAGGCGACCATTAAGTCCTAACAGGAGACCATTGTCGCCTCTTCGGAAACCTTCATCTCCTGGCAAGAAATCATTATCACCTGTAAGGAGGCCAACCTCTCCACGAAAATTTTCGCCGAGCAGGAGGTTGTCCCCTGAGCGGCGATCACAGCATCCTGGTAGGAGGCCATTTTCACCGTCATCAAGAGCAAGTTCACCGTTAAGAAGACAATTATCACCAACTAGAGGTCGTGGGTCACCTAGTAGAAGACCACTATCTCCAGTGCGAAGACCAAGATCACCTGTTGGATCAAAATCACCTGTTGATGGATTATCTCCTAATAAAAGAGCTATTTCTCCTGGGAGATCACCACGAAACAGCACAAATTTTTCACCCACAAGGAGACAAGGTTCGCCAAGATTGCAACGCTCTCATCATCGCCGAAATTCGCCAAGAAGGTCGCCCAGCAACAGGTATAATCCTCAAAAGTCTTCAAGCCCCGgattttcatctgaaaaagcaACTTCAAATTCACGTCAAAG ATCCAAATCCCCTCGTTGGAAAAAATCAGAGGTTGATAAAAGGTCAACATCACCCAAGCAAAATAG GCACAGATCTCCTCACGGACGGAAATTAGACCATAAAGTGCCTGCCTCTTCAACTAGTCGATCTAGTCCTCCTAAGACTGATGAAAAtaccaatgctaaaaggaaatttgatgCCCGAGAGAAAATACTGGACCGTCGGAAACAAACTGAaaccaagagaaaaaaatcacctgTTGACagcgattccaaagagaggttGGCCCCTGCTGAGCAATTAGATCCTGTGTTGGAGGCACGGCggcgaaaatttgaaagcaaaGATGTAGTCAAACCTGTcccaaagaagataaaattaaacGCTCTTAGTTCCAGTCAAGAGAATCTCTCTATCAGTGAAGACAATTCTAGGAAACCTCTCACCGCTCAAAATCCACTGAGAGAAGAGTTACCCAATTGCTCAGACGAGAGAGAAATGAACCCTGCCTTTTTCCAAGAACAGGGTCCCCTTGCTGGTATTCCCATGATGCAAGAGTTCCAAAGAAAAAGGTTACCCTCATGGGCAGAGCCTCCAGAGCCCAACGAACCTGAGGAGCTACCTGAGCTGCCTGTACGTATTAAGCAAGAAATTAATAACGATGCTGCTCTGACGAATATTAATGACTTTACCCAACTCCAAAATGAATTTGCTCCCTCGTCGCGAGGTGAAGGCGTTGGAGAGATGGAAGACTCAGCTTTAGTTATCAATTTTG ATCCGATGGAAATCAATGAACCAGAGTTATCGAGTGATAAAGGAGGCATCCATAAATTATCGATGAACAAAGTGAATTCTTTTCCTCGTCAACCTAATGAATCATCAGATGCAGCATCAAAACCTCTCATCAAGTTGAAACCTCTCCTTGAGTTGCTCGACAAAAGtgttgtgaaaaaaatctcgaaggtgaagaaaaaggaggagaaagaggaaaggaaaaagaggaagaaggacaAGAAACACAAAGTAAGGGACCGAGAAAGCGATGAAGAGATGGATCTGAGGAATGAACTGAAACGACGGAGAGCTGAACGAATGAATCAG GCTGGGTCAGTGAACGAAAGTCTGCCATCACGTCTTGTTCAGTCAGCATTTGAAAGTGTCGTAGGAAA gaaaaaatctaaaatcaaaGAGGAGAAACCAAAGAAGCACAAGAGATcagtgaaagaagaaaaaattggcaaag ATAGGCGAAGAGTTCTTGTAATCAGCAGTAGTGCGAAGCATCACCCTCAAGGCGGTCTATCACCTG TTTCTGATGCCAATGAAGATGATGAGCTCGAAGATGAGATGCCCTTCAGACGTGCGACAGAAGAATCACTGAGAGAGGAACTTGTAATGCGGAGAGGAGGCGGTTTAGGGAGTAGGACAAAGCGAAGTGTTAGTCGTAAACAG TTTTCAGCTCAGATTCTGAAATGTGGTTGGTGGATGAAACCGTATTCCCATCTTCCTGCAATTTTGATGCAAAATCTCTGTAGATGA
- the LOC109033284 gene encoding uncharacterized protein isoform X1, with protein sequence MKSMSDDEDDIEALRLAALESLKRNNDTNSQPQQVGSGPAYSESNAFSNQIQPVYQSFPSNEMGYQNVPPPEGILYQNNVPYPQEGLSRIPLHPVDNSQIDFGYPAPVDVPQGFHPEGPPPMMGPPPNLPFPRPPGPDGMFYPPPPGPMFNEIGGPLRPRGRPPRGKRGKRGFPFGRGQMHMRPRAPPPHVRPPAPSPTAHNNLITLTQSQNLKKLDATADEKVEEATKTGPEKPVKTVTDKDKLYNSLDLPQHRYCKVTANSKEPEQEKTEESSKFSRYEVEDSDSSESSEDEDAEDEKEEEEDPDVLNLLDDDEDDLDKLMEKMEKEMSGGDVKPSKAKSTKTPVKKTKQSSIVIYDTNDGKSSKTSDLDAKESKSINSNEEIRIVKYCDNPQESEQELAKFEDASNIIVNEANCKIETSENVSNLVVSSSISNSDSHSTTNIDAIDNSKEISSHQRPKSPSARKLSPAPSKTSLPPPRTEFSPPLHRSPPRGSKPISPSRGSGIEPILPRSRQYSPRRFRSRSRSPPYYRTSPVHSRKSPNFSPPSRRYSRSPSPRGFLDRRRRSPSPLSPTYRAGPTGSPPRYSRYLSPVGSRAKSPGRRLGSPPRGRRSSSLSPRRHRSPTPSRSPPRRPLSPLRRPSPVRRPHSPSWRPLSPSRRYPSPGRRSYSPSRRLSPGRRPLSPNRRTGLSRRPSRSPDRRLRRHPDSPPRKIGSPGLRSPPRRLSPDRRSLSPRRSLSPRRRPLSPHRRPLSPGRRLSPLRRPGSPSRRAFSPVRRHGSPSRRPLSPVRRPLSPNRRPLSPLRKPSSPGKKSLSPVRRPTSPRKFSPSRRLSPERRSQHPGRRPFSPSSRASSPLRRQLSPTRGRGSPSRRPLSPVRRPRSPVGSKSPVDGLSPNKRAISPGRSPRNSTNFSPTRRQGSPRLQRSHHRRNSPRRSPSNRYNPQKSSSPGFSSEKATSNSRQRSKSPRWKKSEVDKRSTSPKQNRHRSPHGRKLDHKVPASSTSRSSPPKTDENTNAKRKFDAREKILDRRKQTETKRKKSPVDSDSKERLAPAEQLDPVLEARRRKFESKDVVKPVPKKIKLNALSSSQENLSISEDNSRKPLTAQNPLREELPNCSDEREMNPAFFQEQGPLAGIPMMQEFQRKRLPSWAEPPEPNEPEELPELPVRIKQEINNDAALTNINDFTQLQNEFAPSSRGEGVGEMEDSALVINFDPMEINEPELSSDKGGIHKLSMNKVNSFPRQPNESSDAASKPLIKLKPLLELLDKSVVKKISKVKKKEEKEERKKRKKDKKHKVRDRESDEEMDLRNELKRRRAERMNQAGSVNESLPSRLVQSAFESVVGKKKSKIKEEKPKKHKRSVKEEKIGKDRRRVLVISSSAKHHPQGGLSPVSDANEDDELEDEMPFRRATEESLREELVMRRGGGLGSRTKRSVSRKQVGIVFIIVIMSFTVELIYKVKWNWLSVVKVTHCLCICRILLIHLMGIIYFNGVFLSFFAAWKQPLKTQFQNRRISV encoded by the exons atgAAGAGTATGAGTGATGATGAAGATGACATTGAGGCACTAAGACTAGCAGCTTTAGAGTCACTGAAACGGAACAATGACACTAACTCTCAGCCTCAACAAGTGGGCAGCGGGCCTGCCTACTCTGAAAGCAACGCCTTTTCCAATCAGATCCAACCAGTATACCAATCGTTCCCATCCAATGAAATGGGATACCAAAATGTTCCCCCACCTGAAGGCATTCTCTATCAGAATAATGTGCCATACCCTCAAGAAGGTTTGAGCCGCATTCCATTACATCCAGTTGATAATAGCCAAATTGACTTTGGTTATCCGGCGCCAGTCGACGTTCCTCAAGGCTTCCATCCTGAAGGTCCTCCGCCGATGATGGGCCCACCACCAAATCTTCCATTTCCACGACCCCCAGGACCAGATGGCATGTTTTATCCACCGCCACCTGGCCCTATGTTTAATGAAATCGGTGGACCATTGCGTCCTCGAGGAAGGCCCCCAAGAggcaaaagaggaaaaagg GGTTTCCCCTTTGGTCGGGGACAGATGCACATGCGGCCCCGTGCTCCACCTCCTCACGTGAGACCTCCAGCACCGAGTCCAACAGCTCACAACAACTTGATCACTCTAACACAGTCACAAAACCTGAAAAAACTAGATGCCACAGCAGACGAGAAAGTTGAAGAAGCCACAAAGACAGGTCCTGAAAAACCAGTTAAGACAGTTACGGATAAAGATAAATTATACAATTCTTTGGATTTACCGCAGCATAGATACTGCAAAGTGACAGCCAACTCAAAAGAACCAGAACAAGAAAAGACTGAAG aatcttcaaaGTTCAGCCGCTATGAAGTAGAGGACTCCGACTCCAGTGAAAGTTCTGAAGATGAAGATGCAGAagatgaaaaagaggaagaagaagatccTGATGTGTTAAATTTACTAGATGATGATGAGGATGACCTAGATAAGTTaatggaaaaaatggaaaaagaaatgagtGGTGGAGATGTCAAACCTAGTAAAGCTAAATCAACCAAGACTCCTGTAAAGAAAACTAAGCAGAGCTCTATAGTAATATACGATACAAATGACGGCAAGTCTTCAAAAACAAGTGATTTAGATGCAAAAGAGTCTAAGTCCATTAACTCTAATGAAGAAATTAGAATTGTAAAATATTGTGATAATCCGCAAGAGTCAGAACAAGAATTGGCGAAATTTGAGGATGCCTCCAATATCATCGTCAATGAAGCCAattgtaaaatagaaactagTGAAAATGTTTCCAATTTAGTTGTAAGTAGCTCTATTTCAAATTCAGATAGTCATAGCACAACTAATATCGACGCTATAGATAATTCGAAAGAGATTAGCTCTCATCAGAGACCCAAATCGCCATCCGCTAGAAAATTATCACCTGCTCCTAGTAAAACATCGTTACCCCCACCAAGAACTGAATTCAGCCCACCACTCCATAGGTCGCCACCCAGGGGGTCCAAACCAATCTCTCCAAGTAGAGGATCAGGTATAGAACCAATTTTACCCAGATCCAGGCAATACTCACCAAGAAGATTCCGAAGCAGGTCACGCTCACCTCCCTACTATCGCACATCTCCAGTTCACTCGAGAAAGTCACCAAATTTCTCTCCTCCGTCAAGGCGATATTCACGTTCTCCCTCGCCCAGAGGATTCTTGGATAGGCGTAGGCGGTCTCCCTCTCCTTTATCTCCAACTTATAGAGCTGGACCAACAGGGTCTCCACCTAGGTATTCTAGGTACTTGAGTCCTGTGGGAAGTCGAGCCAAATCACCTGGTAGAAGATTGGGCTCGCCACCTAGAGGTCGTCGTTCCTCTTCCTTGTCGCCTCGCAGGCATCGCTCCCCGACCCCTTCCAGATCACCACCCAGGAGACCACTCTCTCCTTTGCGCAGGCCATCCCCTGTCAGAAGGCCACACTCCCCCAGTTGGCGACCCCTGTCTCCTAGCAGACGTTACCCATCTCCTGGTAGGAGATCGTATTCTCCATCTCGAAGATTGTCCCCTGGTAGGAGGCCTTTGTCGCCAAATAGACGAACAGGATTGTCCAGAAGACCATCAAGATCACCTGACAGAAGATTGCGTCGCCATCCTGACTCGCCACCTCGAAAAATTGGCTCCCCAGGGTTAAGATCTCCTCCCAGAAGACTTTCACCTGATAGACGTTCTTTATCTCCTAGGAGGTCATTATCACCCCGGAGAAGACCCTTATCTCCTCATAGACGACCTTTGTCTCCAGGAAGACGGCTTTCACCTTTGAGGAGGCCAGGATCACCATCCAGAAGGGCCTTTTCCCCGGTCAGGAGGCATGGATCACCGTCCAGAAGACCACTTTCTCCAGTAAGGCGACCATTAAGTCCTAACAGGAGACCATTGTCGCCTCTTCGGAAACCTTCATCTCCTGGCAAGAAATCATTATCACCTGTAAGGAGGCCAACCTCTCCACGAAAATTTTCGCCGAGCAGGAGGTTGTCCCCTGAGCGGCGATCACAGCATCCTGGTAGGAGGCCATTTTCACCGTCATCAAGAGCAAGTTCACCGTTAAGAAGACAATTATCACCAACTAGAGGTCGTGGGTCACCTAGTAGAAGACCACTATCTCCAGTGCGAAGACCAAGATCACCTGTTGGATCAAAATCACCTGTTGATGGATTATCTCCTAATAAAAGAGCTATTTCTCCTGGGAGATCACCACGAAACAGCACAAATTTTTCACCCACAAGGAGACAAGGTTCGCCAAGATTGCAACGCTCTCATCATCGCCGAAATTCGCCAAGAAGGTCGCCCAGCAACAGGTATAATCCTCAAAAGTCTTCAAGCCCCGgattttcatctgaaaaagcaACTTCAAATTCACGTCAAAG ATCCAAATCCCCTCGTTGGAAAAAATCAGAGGTTGATAAAAGGTCAACATCACCCAAGCAAAATAG GCACAGATCTCCTCACGGACGGAAATTAGACCATAAAGTGCCTGCCTCTTCAACTAGTCGATCTAGTCCTCCTAAGACTGATGAAAAtaccaatgctaaaaggaaatttgatgCCCGAGAGAAAATACTGGACCGTCGGAAACAAACTGAaaccaagagaaaaaaatcacctgTTGACagcgattccaaagagaggttGGCCCCTGCTGAGCAATTAGATCCTGTGTTGGAGGCACGGCggcgaaaatttgaaagcaaaGATGTAGTCAAACCTGTcccaaagaagataaaattaaacGCTCTTAGTTCCAGTCAAGAGAATCTCTCTATCAGTGAAGACAATTCTAGGAAACCTCTCACCGCTCAAAATCCACTGAGAGAAGAGTTACCCAATTGCTCAGACGAGAGAGAAATGAACCCTGCCTTTTTCCAAGAACAGGGTCCCCTTGCTGGTATTCCCATGATGCAAGAGTTCCAAAGAAAAAGGTTACCCTCATGGGCAGAGCCTCCAGAGCCCAACGAACCTGAGGAGCTACCTGAGCTGCCTGTACGTATTAAGCAAGAAATTAATAACGATGCTGCTCTGACGAATATTAATGACTTTACCCAACTCCAAAATGAATTTGCTCCCTCGTCGCGAGGTGAAGGCGTTGGAGAGATGGAAGACTCAGCTTTAGTTATCAATTTTG ATCCGATGGAAATCAATGAACCAGAGTTATCGAGTGATAAAGGAGGCATCCATAAATTATCGATGAACAAAGTGAATTCTTTTCCTCGTCAACCTAATGAATCATCAGATGCAGCATCAAAACCTCTCATCAAGTTGAAACCTCTCCTTGAGTTGCTCGACAAAAGtgttgtgaaaaaaatctcgaaggtgaagaaaaaggaggagaaagaggaaaggaaaaagaggaagaaggacaAGAAACACAAAGTAAGGGACCGAGAAAGCGATGAAGAGATGGATCTGAGGAATGAACTGAAACGACGGAGAGCTGAACGAATGAATCAG GCTGGGTCAGTGAACGAAAGTCTGCCATCACGTCTTGTTCAGTCAGCATTTGAAAGTGTCGTAGGAAA gaaaaaatctaaaatcaaaGAGGAGAAACCAAAGAAGCACAAGAGATcagtgaaagaagaaaaaattggcaaag ATAGGCGAAGAGTTCTTGTAATCAGCAGTAGTGCGAAGCATCACCCTCAAGGCGGTCTATCACCTG TTTCTGATGCCAATGAAGATGATGAGCTCGAAGATGAGATGCCCTTCAGACGTGCGACAGAAGAATCACTGAGAGAGGAACTTGTAATGCGGAGAGGAGGCGGTTTAGGGAGTAGGACAAAGCGAAGTGTTAGTCGTAAACAGGTAGGAATAGTCTTTATCATAGTGATCATGTCTTTTACAGTTGAACTCATATACAAGGTCAAATGGAACTGGTTGTCTGTTGTAAAAGTGACGCATTGTCTTTGCATCTGCAGGATTCTTCTTATTCATCTCATGGGAATTATCTATTTTAATGGggtttttttatctttctttgcCGCTTGGAAACAGCCATTGAAAACTCAGTTTCAAAATCGTCGAATTTCGGTTTAG